One Paenibacillus sp. J23TS9 DNA segment encodes these proteins:
- a CDS encoding ABC transporter substrate-binding protein — MMRKGSTWGLILVLLVTLVSGCGSKDTPSSEKEGGEAKSVDTPKEKVQLSFWYGWTGPEAEALEKLIKKWNEANPDIQVKGLSQSDYQKQLTAITGGNPPDVASNFGSDVVPWGERGAMMPLDDYIQKDNVDLSDFVPAALSSSQSNGKTYAIPIAMHVSMLFYNKDLLEKAGFSGPPETMSQLKEYIAKLSVKEDGGKLQQLGLWPGVDAYTFSYAYGGSYYDADQKQVTPDNAGVKAAVEFGKGIWDQFGSKELDRFASGLGQYMSPQNPFFTGKYAMTIDGEWLPTFIKQYAPNLKYGIAPIPYDENNASLKDPGNVSTSVFYIPKGVKHPEESWKFLKWMAEPEQMAEFTAAIGNLPTRTSLQTHEIYKDVPGFQEFLQYSSSPNLHSFPATSFSTEYMTEFSNQYNAILRGDIGVDEGLKRVKDKIQALVK; from the coding sequence ATGATGCGAAAAGGGAGTACGTGGGGGCTGATCTTGGTTTTACTGGTTACGCTTGTATCCGGCTGCGGAAGCAAGGATACGCCAAGCTCAGAAAAGGAAGGCGGCGAAGCGAAGAGCGTGGATACCCCGAAAGAAAAGGTGCAGCTGAGCTTCTGGTACGGATGGACCGGTCCGGAGGCGGAAGCGCTCGAAAAGCTGATCAAGAAATGGAATGAGGCCAATCCCGATATTCAGGTGAAAGGGTTGTCCCAAAGCGATTACCAAAAGCAGCTGACAGCCATTACAGGAGGCAACCCGCCGGATGTCGCGTCCAACTTCGGTTCGGATGTCGTGCCGTGGGGCGAACGGGGAGCCATGATGCCGCTGGATGACTACATCCAGAAGGATAATGTCGATCTGAGCGATTTTGTACCCGCTGCGCTTAGCTCTTCCCAGTCCAATGGCAAAACGTATGCCATTCCGATCGCCATGCATGTATCCATGCTTTTCTATAACAAAGATCTGCTGGAAAAAGCAGGCTTCAGCGGTCCGCCGGAGACGATGAGCCAGCTGAAGGAATACATCGCGAAGCTGAGCGTCAAAGAGGATGGAGGAAAACTGCAGCAGCTGGGCCTCTGGCCGGGCGTCGACGCCTATACATTCAGCTACGCTTATGGCGGCTCTTATTATGATGCAGACCAAAAGCAGGTGACTCCCGACAATGCGGGCGTCAAAGCGGCGGTTGAGTTCGGAAAAGGGATTTGGGATCAATTCGGATCCAAGGAGCTGGATCGATTTGCGTCCGGATTGGGGCAATACATGTCGCCTCAGAATCCTTTCTTCACAGGCAAGTATGCAATGACCATCGACGGCGAATGGCTGCCAACATTCATCAAACAGTACGCTCCGAATTTAAAATACGGCATTGCGCCCATTCCTTACGATGAAAACAATGCAAGCCTCAAAGATCCGGGCAACGTGTCCACAAGCGTATTTTATATTCCTAAAGGCGTGAAGCATCCGGAGGAATCGTGGAAATTCCTGAAGTGGATGGCCGAGCCGGAACAAATGGCGGAGTTTACCGCGGCCATCGGCAATTTGCCGACCCGAACCTCGCTGCAAACGCATGAGATCTACAAGGATGTACCCGGCTTCCAGGAATTTTTGCAATATTCCTCGAGTCCAAACCTGCACTCCTTCCCGGCAACGTCCTTTTCGACGGAGTATATGACGGAGTTCTCGAATCAATACAATGCGATTCTGCGCGGAGACATCG
- a CDS encoding helix-turn-helix domain-containing protein, with translation MKKLDIDKLTRLGVIYFNSKLEMLEDLRCKMYRMDTLVSLSTHFHDYFQIWYVSKGEFVHMFGTQQYRIKKGDLFLVPPYTLHRVQAFEEEVEILGCEFMPTFINERFGDPSGERRFFDANYLKDFSHLDCSPHSQITFDGVTDGRIRSLLQGMLGEYEERTPFFEIVLKASLLQLLSIIIRQVNGELVKAGFQKIERYRDTMNKVVEYIDHNAHEDIKLEHICAISNMSKPTICRLFKEWTGKTFNRYLVDLRIANALVLLQRPSLSITDVCYATGFNELAYFCRIFKKYTGISPNQFRKQVTNR, from the coding sequence ATGAAGAAGCTCGATATCGATAAACTGACCCGCTTGGGCGTGATCTATTTTAATTCCAAGCTGGAGATGCTGGAAGATTTGCGTTGCAAGATGTATCGAATGGATACCCTCGTCAGCTTGTCCACCCATTTTCATGACTATTTTCAGATATGGTACGTATCCAAAGGCGAATTTGTCCACATGTTCGGCACGCAGCAGTACCGGATCAAAAAAGGGGATCTGTTCCTCGTTCCTCCCTATACGCTGCATCGCGTGCAGGCCTTCGAGGAAGAGGTGGAAATCCTCGGCTGCGAATTCATGCCTACCTTCATTAACGAGCGGTTCGGCGATCCTTCGGGTGAACGGAGATTTTTCGATGCCAACTATTTGAAGGATTTTTCGCATTTGGATTGCTCCCCGCACTCACAGATCACTTTCGACGGTGTCACGGACGGCAGGATTCGAAGCTTGCTTCAGGGCATGCTCGGGGAATACGAGGAACGGACGCCTTTTTTTGAAATCGTGCTGAAAGCGAGTCTGCTGCAGCTGCTATCGATCATCATTCGCCAGGTGAACGGGGAGCTGGTGAAAGCCGGATTCCAAAAAATTGAGAGGTACCGGGACACGATGAACAAAGTCGTTGAATATATCGATCACAATGCGCATGAGGACATCAAGCTGGAGCATATTTGCGCCATATCCAATATGTCGAAGCCGACGATTTGCAGGTTGTTTAAAGAATGGACAGGCAAGACCTTCAACCGCTATCTCGTTGATTTACGCATCGCCAACGCGTTGGTGCTTTTGCAGCGTCCGTCCTTGTCGATCACGGATGTATGTTATGCCACGGGGTTTAATGAGCTGGCTTACTTCTGCAGAATTTTCAAAAAGTATACGGGCATCTCTCCCAATCAATTTCGAAAACAGGTGACAAACAGGTAG
- a CDS encoding acyltransferase has protein sequence MTSKIAYLDGLRGLAACVVVVSHFFQVFSPSVFEGKPEIAHFAFEGLAARTPLNLLFNGNFSVCVFFVLSGFVLSWRYFHTKDKIHIYASALRRYFRLAIPAALSVLLAYAVMLLGFGFFDDIRQTTLSSMPDPFLANPHLPVMIREALS, from the coding sequence ATGACGTCAAAAATCGCTTATTTGGATGGTTTAAGAGGTCTGGCGGCCTGCGTGGTCGTTGTTTCTCATTTTTTTCAGGTATTTTCGCCATCCGTCTTTGAAGGAAAACCGGAGATCGCCCATTTTGCCTTTGAAGGCTTGGCTGCGCGGACTCCGCTGAACCTGCTGTTCAACGGCAATTTCTCCGTCTGCGTGTTTTTCGTATTGAGCGGTTTTGTACTCAGCTGGCGGTATTTTCATACGAAAGACAAGATACATATATACGCCTCCGCGCTGCGCAGGTATTTCCGGTTGGCCATTCCTGCTGCCTTGTCCGTCTTATTGGCCTACGCAGTCATGCTGCTAGGCTTTGGATTTTTTGACGATATCCGCCAAACGACGTTATCTTCAATGCCCGACCCATTTCTGGCTAATCCCCATCTCCCCGTCATGATTCGAGAGGCTTTATCATGA
- a CDS encoding acyltransferase: protein MTYELLGSFLIFGFLLTIGSSRLRIIGYAILALLLMDSYYLGFILGMALSDLMYSGRNWLIVIQRPWIPPLFLGAGLYLGSYPYVGTESTIYSILVWNSSSSFSFFVFYHTLGACLTLIALLNSPRLQSLFSRKTFLYLGKISFSFYLLHFTIVCSLGSYIFYQLHPLFSYSLSVTFTVILTAPFIFVLAHVFYRFVDAKTLSMLGRWSRRVMDRLVRNKRGSVPVEKSKGI, encoded by the coding sequence ATGACCTATGAGCTCCTTGGTTCCTTCCTCATCTTCGGATTTCTCTTGACCATCGGCAGTTCCAGGCTTCGGATCATCGGATATGCGATTCTGGCCCTGCTGCTCATGGATTCCTATTATTTAGGGTTTATCCTCGGCATGGCGCTCAGCGACCTGATGTACAGCGGCCGAAATTGGCTAATCGTCATTCAACGTCCTTGGATCCCCCCTCTCTTCCTTGGCGCTGGCCTATACCTCGGCTCCTACCCTTATGTAGGCACCGAGAGCACCATTTACTCCATCCTGGTATGGAATAGCTCGTCCAGCTTTTCGTTCTTTGTGTTTTACCATACGTTAGGCGCATGTTTAACTTTGATAGCCCTCCTGAATTCTCCTCGCCTCCAATCGCTTTTTAGCCGAAAAACGTTTCTCTACCTTGGAAAAATATCGTTTTCCTTCTATCTGCTCCACTTTACGATCGTCTGCTCACTGGGCTCCTACATCTTCTATCAATTGCACCCCCTATTCTCTTACAGCCTAAGCGTAACCTTCACCGTTATCCTAACAGCTCCTTTCATCTTTGTATTAGCCCATGTATTCTACCGATTTGTCGATGCGAAAACCCTTTCTATGCTTGGCCGGTGGAGCAGGCGGGTCATGGATCGGCTTGTTCGGAACAAGCGTGGGAGTGTGCCGGTTGAGAAATCGAAGGGGATTTAG
- a CDS encoding Gfo/Idh/MocA family protein, with protein sequence MAKTIVAVIGCGTIANNAHIPAYMANEDAEIKYFCDIRKERAEKAVLEYGCGTAVEDYRDILEDPDVVAVSVCTPNNVHAQIAIDCMRAGKHVLCEKPAARTYKEALEMQKVQHETGQTLNIGVVNRFNKGVNIIKQMIENGELGELYHVVVSFRAHRSIPGLGGDFTTKAVAGGGALIDWGVHFLDVVMYCTGDPQPKTVTGQAYSKLGKDMQNYAYLNMWAGPPNYEGSYDVDDFVTAMIRTEGPSITVNGAWAQNIGIEEMYIDFLGDQAGIRLQYGKEFTLYSAKHGALLESTPNYPKSDAFQVEIDGFITGIHSGEKLPSHIDTVILTAQMIEAIYQSSEEGREISLLETEAPV encoded by the coding sequence ATGGCTAAAACGATTGTAGCCGTGATTGGCTGCGGAACGATTGCCAACAATGCGCATATCCCGGCGTACATGGCGAACGAGGATGCCGAGATCAAGTATTTCTGCGACATTCGCAAGGAACGGGCCGAGAAGGCCGTCTTGGAGTACGGCTGCGGCACGGCCGTAGAGGATTATCGAGACATTTTGGAGGATCCGGACGTGGTGGCGGTGTCGGTATGTACGCCGAACAATGTCCATGCTCAGATTGCGATCGATTGCATGCGCGCGGGCAAGCATGTGTTGTGCGAGAAGCCGGCGGCCAGAACGTACAAGGAAGCGCTGGAGATGCAGAAGGTGCAGCATGAAACCGGCCAAACGCTGAATATCGGCGTCGTCAACCGCTTCAATAAAGGCGTCAACATCATCAAGCAGATGATCGAAAACGGTGAGCTTGGCGAGCTGTACCATGTCGTGGTCAGCTTCCGTGCGCACCGCTCGATCCCCGGTCTGGGCGGAGACTTTACGACCAAGGCGGTTGCCGGCGGCGGGGCGCTCATTGACTGGGGCGTGCATTTTCTCGATGTCGTCATGTACTGCACAGGTGATCCGCAGCCGAAGACCGTGACGGGACAGGCGTATTCGAAGCTTGGCAAAGACATGCAGAATTACGCTTACCTCAACATGTGGGCAGGCCCTCCAAACTATGAGGGCAGCTATGATGTCGATGATTTCGTGACGGCCATGATTCGCACGGAAGGCCCGTCGATCACGGTCAACGGCGCTTGGGCGCAAAATATCGGCATCGAAGAAATGTACATTGATTTTCTCGGGGATCAAGCGGGCATTCGCCTCCAGTACGGTAAGGAATTCACGCTGTACTCGGCGAAGCATGGTGCATTGCTGGAAAGCACGCCAAATTATCCGAAGAGCGACGCCTTTCAAGTGGAGATCGACGGCTTTATCACGGGCATTCATTCCGGAGAAAAGCTGCCGTCGCATATCGATACCGTCATCCTGACCGCGCAAATGATCGAGGCCATTTACCAATCCTCCGAAGAAGGCCGTGAGATTTCTCTATTGGAAACGGAAGCGCCGGTATGA
- the guaD gene encoding guanine deaminase: MNKYMQLFRGTAFSSKSSKEIQILKDHLFCINHEGRIEKVVAPADSDYQPLLDAYQGQDNYHALNEGQYLLPGFVDLHVHAPQWAQSGTALDIPLYDWLNTYTFPLESKFSDLDFAQEVYDDLVSTLLANGTTTALYFATVHKEASLLLAEICAKKGQRGLVGKVVMDDAEQNPENYRDADTRTALADTEEFIVAVQQLAQSTKQGVYPVVTPRFIPSCTDEALKGLGELADKYDTHVQSHCSESDWAHGYVQDRFQKNDAFALHDFGLLRDKSVMAHCNFLNDDDADLFAEKGTAIAHCPISNAYFANSVIPIAHFHAKGVEIGLGSDISGGFSPSLFDNIRQAVISSRMLEDGVNPSLPAQDRGVPGSRITVDEAFYLATAGGGESLSLPIGRIQENYAWDVQIIDTKLPSAKLPIFNENEDLHDIFQKIMYLIRPEHIREVWVQGEKVHSR; the protein is encoded by the coding sequence ATGAATAAATATATGCAATTATTCCGAGGCACTGCATTTTCCAGCAAATCTTCCAAAGAAATTCAAATATTAAAAGACCATCTGTTCTGCATCAATCATGAAGGACGGATTGAAAAAGTCGTAGCCCCAGCGGATTCAGACTATCAACCTTTACTGGATGCTTATCAAGGTCAAGACAACTACCACGCTCTAAATGAAGGCCAATATCTATTGCCCGGATTTGTCGATTTGCATGTTCACGCGCCGCAATGGGCCCAATCCGGAACAGCGTTAGATATTCCGCTCTATGATTGGCTGAATACGTATACCTTCCCGCTTGAATCTAAATTCTCGGATCTGGATTTTGCACAAGAGGTCTACGATGATTTGGTCAGCACCCTGCTTGCCAACGGAACAACGACAGCACTTTATTTTGCGACCGTTCATAAAGAAGCCAGTTTATTGTTAGCTGAAATATGCGCCAAGAAAGGCCAGCGTGGACTCGTCGGGAAAGTGGTCATGGATGATGCCGAGCAAAACCCTGAAAACTATCGCGACGCTGACACCCGGACGGCACTGGCGGATACGGAAGAATTTATTGTTGCTGTACAACAATTAGCCCAATCGACGAAACAAGGCGTTTATCCCGTTGTGACGCCCAGATTCATTCCAAGCTGTACAGACGAAGCTTTGAAAGGTCTGGGAGAACTGGCAGATAAATATGACACGCATGTTCAATCGCACTGCAGCGAAAGCGATTGGGCGCACGGTTATGTACAAGATCGCTTCCAAAAGAACGATGCTTTTGCTCTGCATGATTTTGGGCTATTGCGTGATAAGTCTGTTATGGCACATTGCAATTTCCTGAATGATGATGATGCAGATTTATTTGCCGAGAAAGGAACGGCTATTGCCCACTGTCCAATATCCAACGCCTATTTTGCCAATAGCGTCATTCCCATAGCTCATTTTCATGCCAAAGGTGTGGAGATTGGCCTCGGGTCAGATATTTCAGGAGGTTTTTCGCCTAGTCTTTTTGATAACATCAGACAAGCCGTCATATCTTCAAGAATGCTGGAGGATGGCGTTAATCCTTCCCTTCCTGCCCAAGATCGCGGTGTACCGGGATCACGCATTACGGTTGACGAAGCTTTCTATCTTGCGACGGCTGGCGGCGGCGAAAGTTTAAGCTTACCCATCGGCCGCATTCAAGAAAACTATGCATGGGATGTACAAATCATCGATACCAAGCTGCCATCCGCCAAATTGCCAATCTTTAATGAGAATGAGGATTTACATGACATTTTCCAGAAAATTATGTATCTGATTCGGCCTGAGCATATCCGCGAAGTTTGGGTACAGGGCGAAAAAGTTCATTCGCGTTAA
- a CDS encoding uracil-xanthine permease family protein yields METQTGQQAHAQHLTVLPDEKISFGKSVILGLQHVIAMDVYVVPFLIAMLIGLSSGQSTALIQATFIAAGLATIVQTYFCMKLPVAQGPSYVPLGAIVSIYAASGGGQLGWNSVLGASLVGAILVIVLGYTGIFNKIVNIFIPPIVGGTIIFIVGLSLLPVAIRDNIYGATDATINQNVLLALISGAVLILFVLLGSLLRNKGSIFRIISVMVALVVGCITANFMGVLDFSAVKSAKWFSMPHLPFADFGFSFNFSAIITMIIIYFVLLAETTGTWFAVSNVIDKPLTDKNLNRGVIGEGISCLIASLLGSTPVTGYSTNAGIISITGIASRRVFLAVGGWFVLFGCSGKLAALISSIPTAVIGGVFTIVCGIIAINGIQVMKNVKIGEKEMYIIAIPMIITLALVMIPQDFLHSLPTFVQYLLGSPILAASIAAILLNKLLPSVK; encoded by the coding sequence GTGGAAACACAAACAGGCCAGCAAGCTCACGCTCAACATTTAACTGTTTTGCCTGATGAAAAAATCTCGTTCGGTAAATCCGTCATCCTAGGCTTACAGCATGTTATTGCCATGGACGTCTATGTCGTCCCTTTCCTCATTGCGATGTTAATCGGCTTATCATCCGGCCAGTCAACCGCGTTGATTCAAGCTACCTTTATTGCGGCTGGGCTTGCAACGATTGTGCAAACTTATTTCTGCATGAAGCTGCCTGTCGCCCAAGGTCCTTCCTATGTTCCGCTTGGTGCGATCGTCAGTATTTATGCCGCTAGCGGCGGTGGGCAATTAGGTTGGAATTCCGTATTAGGTGCCAGCTTAGTTGGCGCAATCTTAGTTATCGTTTTGGGCTATACCGGTATTTTCAATAAAATCGTTAATATATTTATCCCGCCGATTGTTGGCGGTACGATCATATTCATTGTGGGTCTTTCATTATTGCCTGTGGCCATCAGAGACAATATTTATGGCGCCACGGATGCTACAATCAATCAAAACGTGTTGCTGGCCCTGATCTCAGGCGCTGTACTCATCCTTTTCGTGCTTCTGGGTTCTTTGCTTCGTAATAAAGGCTCCATATTCCGAATTATTTCGGTCATGGTTGCGCTTGTTGTCGGATGTATTACAGCAAATTTTATGGGCGTGTTAGATTTCTCCGCTGTTAAAAGTGCCAAGTGGTTTAGCATGCCGCATCTCCCTTTTGCCGATTTTGGCTTTTCGTTCAACTTTTCAGCGATCATTACCATGATCATTATCTATTTCGTACTGCTGGCTGAAACCACAGGTACTTGGTTCGCCGTCAGCAACGTAATCGATAAGCCGTTAACGGATAAAAATCTGAACCGGGGCGTCATTGGGGAAGGCATTAGCTGTCTGATTGCTTCTTTGCTCGGTTCAACACCTGTTACGGGTTACTCCACCAACGCCGGCATCATTTCCATCACAGGCATCGCGAGCCGCCGCGTTTTCCTTGCCGTAGGAGGATGGTTTGTTCTCTTTGGCTGCTCGGGTAAATTAGCCGCATTAATCTCTTCGATTCCAACGGCCGTCATCGGCGGCGTCTTTACCATCGTCTGCGGCATCATCGCGATCAACGGCATACAGGTGATGAAAAACGTAAAAATCGGCGAAAAAGAAATGTATATTATCGCGATCCCGATGATCATAACCTTAGCTTTAGTGATGATCCCTCAAGACTTCCTGCATTCTTTGCCTACTTTCGTGCAGTATCTATTGGGCTCGCCGATCCTGGCCGCTTCGATTGCAGCGATCCTATTGAATAAATTGCTGCCAAGCGTGAAGTAA
- a CDS encoding GNAT family N-acetyltransferase: MLTTQQLKDIEKLQKECEIHDHLQLKLNWEMLRARESDHLDFLHYENGELVAFLGLYAMGSTVEVCGMVKPSARRKGYFHRLFQQGMESVKQNGYRKVLLNAPAGSDAAKAFLSKQGAEYAFTEHQMEWQEKSLEDTDDIHLRHATLDDYEMRVRLSVASFGLNEEDARAIESEFSEDTDMFMIDMSEGTVGKIRVSREEGQAWIYGFSILPEYQGRGIGRKVLRRVIKEQSMAGYSVHLEVETKNDHALGLYESVGFKTVHSQDYYRWMNSADLV, encoded by the coding sequence ATGTTAACGACACAACAATTAAAAGATATTGAAAAATTGCAAAAAGAGTGTGAAATTCATGATCATCTACAACTGAAGCTTAACTGGGAAATGCTTAGAGCGCGGGAATCTGACCACCTGGATTTTCTCCATTATGAAAATGGCGAGCTTGTAGCGTTTTTAGGTTTGTATGCTATGGGTTCTACAGTCGAAGTGTGCGGAATGGTAAAACCAAGTGCACGACGAAAAGGGTACTTTCATCGATTGTTCCAACAAGGAATGGAGAGTGTTAAACAAAACGGATACAGGAAAGTTTTGTTGAACGCGCCTGCGGGATCCGATGCGGCAAAAGCTTTTTTGAGTAAACAAGGTGCTGAGTATGCATTCACAGAGCATCAAATGGAGTGGCAAGAAAAATCCCTTGAAGATACGGATGATATTCATTTGAGGCACGCAACACTAGATGATTACGAAATGCGCGTACGATTATCCGTTGCGTCGTTCGGATTGAACGAAGAAGACGCCAGAGCTATAGAAAGCGAGTTCTCCGAGGATACGGATATGTTCATGATTGACATGAGCGAAGGTACGGTAGGGAAAATTCGAGTGAGCCGAGAAGAGGGGCAAGCGTGGATTTACGGATTTTCCATTTTGCCAGAATATCAAGGCAGAGGAATAGGCAGAAAAGTGTTACGCCGAGTCATTAAAGAGCAAAGCATGGCGGGATATTCGGTACACTTAGAAGTCGAAACGAAAAACGACCACGCTCTAGGTTTGTATGAATCGGTTGGATTTAAAACAGTGCATTCACAAGATTACTATAGATGGATGAACTCGGCAGACTTGGTTTAA
- a CDS encoding nucleoside triphosphate pyrophosphohydrolase: MPVYNKLVRDLIPDIIAAQGKQYMTRTLDAEAYAAELRKKLQEEHQEYITAAQDCEAVEELADMLEVIYALASIHGATEQDLNQVRHEKAQQRGKFQERILLIEAED; encoded by the coding sequence ATGCCGGTATATAACAAGCTTGTGCGGGACTTGATTCCGGACATCATTGCAGCGCAGGGCAAACAGTATATGACCAGGACGCTGGACGCGGAAGCCTATGCTGCGGAACTGAGAAAAAAGCTTCAGGAAGAGCATCAAGAATACATAACAGCTGCGCAGGACTGCGAAGCCGTCGAGGAGTTGGCGGATATGCTGGAGGTGATCTATGCTTTGGCGTCCATCCATGGAGCTACGGAGCAGGATCTGAATCAGGTGCGCCACGAGAAGGCGCAGCAACGCGGCAAGTTTCAGGAGCGCATTCTGCTGATTGAGGCGGAGGACTAA
- the mutT gene encoding 8-oxo-dGTP diphosphatase MutT — MIQVAAAIIENEQGQLLIARKKAGKPQAGRWEFPGGKLEQGETPADCLKRELRKELQIAIEPYAYFGTNDHRYGEKHIRLIAYRARFISGTMKLTDHDEVRWVKRDELGEYIFAPADVAFVSMLIEEDELPSPRPGSDLTETADIKTILRQSYDNQAELRNSSSLEGWKVEERDQVLNAFRTNDVRTVLEVGAGPGRDSLFFQEHGFDMTTVDLSEEMVRLCRQKGLRARMMDFYDLDFVDRSFDAVYAMNCLLHVPKAQLPDILTEIKRVLKPGGLFYLGLYGGMESDGIWEQDAYEPKRYFAMYPDEEIRMKIQGYFRIEDFHTRDMGEGAPHFQSMLLRKGDELA; from the coding sequence TTGATCCAAGTAGCCGCAGCCATTATCGAAAACGAACAAGGACAGTTGTTAATCGCCAGAAAAAAGGCGGGAAAGCCTCAGGCCGGACGGTGGGAGTTTCCGGGAGGTAAGCTTGAGCAAGGCGAAACTCCGGCGGATTGCCTAAAGCGTGAGCTGCGTAAGGAGCTGCAGATCGCCATTGAGCCTTACGCGTATTTCGGAACCAATGACCATCGCTATGGCGAGAAGCATATCCGGTTAATCGCATACAGGGCGCGGTTCATCAGCGGCACAATGAAGCTGACCGATCATGACGAAGTCCGTTGGGTGAAGCGGGATGAGCTTGGCGAATATATTTTCGCGCCGGCGGACGTTGCATTCGTTAGCATGTTAATTGAAGAGGATGAACTTCCAAGTCCAAGGCCTGGTTCCGATCTTACTGAGACCGCGGATATTAAAACCATTCTCCGTCAGTCCTACGACAATCAGGCAGAACTCAGAAATTCATCCAGTCTGGAAGGCTGGAAGGTAGAAGAACGCGACCAAGTGCTGAATGCATTCCGGACAAATGATGTTCGAACCGTTTTGGAAGTCGGAGCCGGACCAGGGCGGGACAGTTTGTTTTTTCAGGAGCATGGCTTCGATATGACGACCGTCGATTTGTCCGAAGAGATGGTTCGTTTATGCAGGCAAAAGGGACTGCGCGCACGGATGATGGATTTTTATGATTTGGATTTTGTGGATCGTTCCTTTGACGCGGTATATGCCATGAACTGCTTGCTGCATGTGCCGAAAGCGCAGCTGCCGGATATCCTCACGGAAATCAAGCGTGTATTGAAGCCGGGCGGGTTGTTCTACTTAGGGCTGTATGGCGGAATGGAATCGGACGGGATTTGGGAGCAGGATGCTTATGAGCCGAAGCGTTATTTTGCTATGTATCCTGATGAGGAGATACGCATGAAGATCCAAGGTTATTTTCGAATCGAGGATTTCCATACGCGCGACATGGGCGAAGGAGCCCCTCATTTTCAATCCATGCTGTTGAGAAAAGGGGACGAGTTGGCTTGA
- a CDS encoding alanyl-tRNA editing protein, with amino-acid sequence MTKKLYYESAYIREWETRITRKVKREDGNYLVMEETAFYPHGGGQPCDLGWIDTIPVLDVVQEEGEILHKVKHFPETEEVGCRLDWGRRFDHMQQHSGQHLLSAMCLEACQAETLSFHLGEDYATIDIAKSDLPQHELMMLELEVNDQIYLNRKVMNYFVSREQAATLPLVKQPKVTEDIRIVEIEGIEYNACGGTHVSATGEIGIIKLLRAEKQKGYTRIYFKCGYRALREFNVGMEILGSLSTRFNTAKEEIPDRIAKWDQEQKQLQAELNAVKAENDAYLAEKLLADRQGSLIKHVFADKPLKDMQNLAAKLTDQADVIVLFVSGTDHKVLLVQGGKSELACGAFFKQHLADYRGKGGGSDKMAQAGFANGEDAMAFCHFTAQTLSALEGE; translated from the coding sequence ATGACGAAGAAGCTATATTACGAATCTGCTTATATCCGGGAGTGGGAGACACGAATCACACGCAAAGTGAAGCGGGAGGACGGGAATTATTTGGTCATGGAGGAGACGGCCTTTTATCCGCATGGCGGAGGTCAGCCCTGTGACTTGGGATGGATCGATACAATCCCGGTTCTGGATGTCGTTCAGGAGGAGGGGGAGATCCTGCATAAAGTCAAGCATTTTCCCGAGACGGAAGAGGTCGGCTGCCGCTTGGATTGGGGGAGAAGGTTCGATCATATGCAGCAGCACAGTGGACAGCATCTGCTATCGGCCATGTGTCTGGAGGCATGCCAGGCGGAGACGCTCAGTTTTCACCTGGGTGAGGATTACGCCACCATTGATATCGCCAAGTCTGATCTGCCACAGCACGAGCTGATGATGCTGGAACTCGAAGTCAATGATCAGATTTACCTTAATCGCAAGGTAATGAATTATTTCGTGAGCCGGGAGCAGGCGGCCACATTGCCGCTGGTGAAGCAGCCGAAGGTAACCGAGGATATCCGGATCGTTGAAATCGAAGGTATCGAATATAATGCCTGCGGCGGGACACATGTCTCTGCAACGGGTGAAATCGGTATAATCAAGCTGCTGAGAGCGGAGAAGCAGAAAGGGTATACACGTATCTATTTTAAATGCGGCTATCGTGCACTCCGAGAATTTAATGTCGGCATGGAGATTCTAGGCAGCTTGTCGACTAGGTTCAATACCGCAAAGGAAGAGATTCCGGATCGGATTGCAAAATGGGATCAGGAGCAAAAGCAGCTCCAGGCCGAATTGAATGCCGTGAAGGCGGAGAATGACGCTTATCTGGCTGAAAAGCTGTTGGCGGACCGTCAGGGCAGCCTGATCAAGCATGTATTTGCGGACAAGCCGCTGAAGGATATGCAAAACCTGGCGGCCAAACTCACCGACCAAGCTGACGTTATCGTGCTCTTCGTATCGGGTACGGACCATAAGGTACTTCTCGTTCAAGGAGGGAAGAGCGAACTCGCCTGCGGTGCGTTCTTCAAGCAGCATCTGGCCGATTATCGCGGTAAAGGCGGAGGCAGTGACAAGATGGCGCAGGCCGGTTTTGCTAACGGTGAGGATGCCATGGCATTTTGCCATTTTACGGCGCAGACATTATCGGCGCTTGAAGGGGAATAG